In Ochotona princeps isolate mOchPri1 chromosome 22, mOchPri1.hap1, whole genome shotgun sequence, the following are encoded in one genomic region:
- the UCKL1 gene encoding uridine-cytidine kinase-like 1 isoform X6, translating into MNSPPTYPGIRISGCWALGAESSNAESLDRLLPPVGAGRSPRKRTTSQCKSEPPLLRTSKRTIYTAGRPPWYNEHGTQSKEAFAIGLGGGSASGKTTVARMIIEALDVPWVVLLSMDSFYKVLTQQQQEQAARNDFNFDHPDAFDFDLIISTLKKLKQGKSVKVPVYDFTTHSRKKDWKTLYGANVIIFEGIMAFADKTLLELLDMKIFVDTDSDIRLVRRLRRDIGERGRDIEGVIKQYNKFVKPAFDQYIQPTMRLADIVVPRGSGNTVAIDLIVQHVHSQLEERKLRWDLAALASAHQYHPLPRTLSVLESSPQVRGMHTIIRDKETSRDEFIFYSKRLMRLLIEHALSFLPFQDCVVQTPQGQDYAGKCYAGKQITGVSILRAGETMEPALRAVCKDVRIGTILIQTNPLTGEPELHYLRLPKDISDDHVILMDCTVSTGAAAMMAVRVLLDHDVPEDKIFLLSLLMAEMGVHSVAYAFPSVRIITTAVDKRVNDLFRIIPGIGNFGDRYFGTDAVPDGSDEEEVASMG; encoded by the exons ATGAACAGCCCCCCAACTTACCCTGGCATCAGGATCTCGGGGTGTTGGGCCCTAGGAGCAGAAAGCAG CAATGCCGAGTCCCTGGACAGACTGCTGCCACCTGTGGGCGCTGGCCGCTCACCTCGGAAGCGTACCACCAGCCAGTGCAAGTCAGAGCCACCGCTGCTGCGCACCAGCAAGAGGACCATCTACACAGCCGGCCGGCCACCGTGGTACAATGAGCATGGCACTCAGTCCAAGGAAGCTTTCGCCATCG gcctgggaggaggcagtgcCTCTGGAaagaccacagtggccaggatgaTCATCGAGGCCCTGGACGTGCCCTGGGTGGTACTGCTGTCCATGGACTCCTTCTACAAG GTGCtgacccagcagcagcaggagcaggccgCCCGCAATGACTTCAACTTTGACCACCCTGATGCTTTTGACTTTGACCTCATCATCTCCACCCTCAAGAAACTCAAGCAGGGCAAGAGCGTCAAGGTGCCCGTCTATGACTTCACCACGCACAGCCGCAAGAAGGACTGG AAGACTCTGTATGGCGCCAACGTCATCATCTTTGAGGGCATCATGGCCTTCGCGGACAAAACGCTGCTGGAG CTCCTGGACATGAAGATCTTTGTGGACACTGACTCAGACATTCGCCTGGTGCGGCGGCTACGTCGTGATATTGGGGAGCGGGGCCGTGACATTGAGGGTGTTATCAAGCAGTACAATAAGTTTGTAAAACCAGCCTTTGACCAATACATCCAGCCTACCATGCGCCTGGCTGACATCGTGGTGCCCAGAG GGAGCGGGAACACAGTGGCCATCGACCTGATAGTGCAGCATGTGCACAGCCAGCTGGAAGAG AGGAAGCTGCGTTGGGATCT GGCTGCGCTGGCCTCGGCGCACCAGTACCACCCACTACCCCGCACACTGAGTGTTCTGGAGAGCTCGCCACAGGTGCGGGGCATGCATACCATCATCAG GGACAAGGAGACCAGCCGTGACGAGTTCATCTTCTACTCCAAGCGGCTCATGCGCCTGCTCATTGAGCACGCACTGTCCTTCCTGCCCTTCCAG GATTGTGTGGTGCAGACTCCACAAGGGCAGGACTACGCTGGCAAGTGCTATGCAGGGAAGCAG ATCACAGGCGTATCCATCCTGCGGGCGGGTGAGACCATGGAGCCCGCACTGCGTGCTGTGTGCAAAGACGTGCGCATTGGCACCATCCTCATCCAGACCAACCCACTCACCGGAGAGCCTGAG CTGCACTACCTGCGGCTGCCCAAGGACATCAGTGATGACCACGTGATCCTGATGGACTGCACTGTGTCCACGGGTGCTGCAGCCATGATGGCAGTGCGTGTGCTCCTG GACCATGATGTGCCGGAGGACAAGATCTTCCTGCTGTCGCTGCTCATGGCAGAGATGGGCGTCCACTCGGTGGCCTATGCCTTCCCCAGCGTGCGCATCATCACCACGGCTGTGGACAAGCGCGTCAATGACCTGTTCCGGATCATTCCTGGCATCG GGAACTTCGGCGACCGCTACTTTGGCACAGACGCAGTCCCTGATGGCAGCGATGAGGAAGAAGTGGCCTCAatgggctga
- the UCKL1 gene encoding uridine-cytidine kinase-like 1 isoform X9 — MNSPPTYPGIRISGCWALGAESRLLPPVGAGRSPRKRTTSQCKSEPPLLRTSKRTIYTAGRPPWYNEHGTQSKEAFAIGLGGGSASGKTTVARMIIEALDVPWVVLLSMDSFYKVLTQQQQEQAARNDFNFDHPDAFDFDLIISTLKKLKQGKSVKVPVYDFTTHSRKKDWKTLYGANVIIFEGIMAFADKTLLELLDMKIFVDTDSDIRLVRRLRRDIGERGRDIEGVIKQYNKFVKPAFDQYIQPTMRLADIVVPRGSGNTVAIDLIVQHVHSQLEERKLRWDLAALASAHQYHPLPRTLSVLESSPQVRGMHTIIRDKETSRDEFIFYSKRLMRLLIEHALSFLPFQDCVVQTPQGQDYAGKCYAGKQITGVSILRAGETMEPALRAVCKDVRIGTILIQTNPLTGEPELHYLRLPKDISDDHVILMDCTVSTGAAAMMAVRVLLDHDVPEDKIFLLSLLMAEMGVHSVAYAFPSVRIITTAVDKRVNDLFRIIPGIGNFGDRYFGTDAVPDGSDEEEVASMG; from the exons ATGAACAGCCCCCCAACTTACCCTGGCATCAGGATCTCGGGGTGTTGGGCCCTAGGAGCAGAAAGCAG ACTGCTGCCACCTGTGGGCGCTGGCCGCTCACCTCGGAAGCGTACCACCAGCCAGTGCAAGTCAGAGCCACCGCTGCTGCGCACCAGCAAGAGGACCATCTACACAGCCGGCCGGCCACCGTGGTACAATGAGCATGGCACTCAGTCCAAGGAAGCTTTCGCCATCG gcctgggaggaggcagtgcCTCTGGAaagaccacagtggccaggatgaTCATCGAGGCCCTGGACGTGCCCTGGGTGGTACTGCTGTCCATGGACTCCTTCTACAAG GTGCtgacccagcagcagcaggagcaggccgCCCGCAATGACTTCAACTTTGACCACCCTGATGCTTTTGACTTTGACCTCATCATCTCCACCCTCAAGAAACTCAAGCAGGGCAAGAGCGTCAAGGTGCCCGTCTATGACTTCACCACGCACAGCCGCAAGAAGGACTGG AAGACTCTGTATGGCGCCAACGTCATCATCTTTGAGGGCATCATGGCCTTCGCGGACAAAACGCTGCTGGAG CTCCTGGACATGAAGATCTTTGTGGACACTGACTCAGACATTCGCCTGGTGCGGCGGCTACGTCGTGATATTGGGGAGCGGGGCCGTGACATTGAGGGTGTTATCAAGCAGTACAATAAGTTTGTAAAACCAGCCTTTGACCAATACATCCAGCCTACCATGCGCCTGGCTGACATCGTGGTGCCCAGAG GGAGCGGGAACACAGTGGCCATCGACCTGATAGTGCAGCATGTGCACAGCCAGCTGGAAGAG AGGAAGCTGCGTTGGGATCT GGCTGCGCTGGCCTCGGCGCACCAGTACCACCCACTACCCCGCACACTGAGTGTTCTGGAGAGCTCGCCACAGGTGCGGGGCATGCATACCATCATCAG GGACAAGGAGACCAGCCGTGACGAGTTCATCTTCTACTCCAAGCGGCTCATGCGCCTGCTCATTGAGCACGCACTGTCCTTCCTGCCCTTCCAG GATTGTGTGGTGCAGACTCCACAAGGGCAGGACTACGCTGGCAAGTGCTATGCAGGGAAGCAG ATCACAGGCGTATCCATCCTGCGGGCGGGTGAGACCATGGAGCCCGCACTGCGTGCTGTGTGCAAAGACGTGCGCATTGGCACCATCCTCATCCAGACCAACCCACTCACCGGAGAGCCTGAG CTGCACTACCTGCGGCTGCCCAAGGACATCAGTGATGACCACGTGATCCTGATGGACTGCACTGTGTCCACGGGTGCTGCAGCCATGATGGCAGTGCGTGTGCTCCTG GACCATGATGTGCCGGAGGACAAGATCTTCCTGCTGTCGCTGCTCATGGCAGAGATGGGCGTCCACTCGGTGGCCTATGCCTTCCCCAGCGTGCGCATCATCACCACGGCTGTGGACAAGCGCGTCAATGACCTGTTCCGGATCATTCCTGGCATCG GGAACTTCGGCGACCGCTACTTTGGCACAGACGCAGTCCCTGATGGCAGCGATGAGGAAGAAGTGGCCTCAatgggctga
- the UCKL1 gene encoding uridine-cytidine kinase-like 1 isoform X5, whose product MNSPPTYPGIRISGCWALGAESSSNAESLDRLLPPVGAGRSPRKRTTSQCKSEPPLLRTSKRTIYTAGRPPWYNEHGTQSKEAFAIGLGGGSASGKTTVARMIIEALDVPWVVLLSMDSFYKVLTQQQQEQAARNDFNFDHPDAFDFDLIISTLKKLKQGKSVKVPVYDFTTHSRKKDWKTLYGANVIIFEGIMAFADKTLLELLDMKIFVDTDSDIRLVRRLRRDIGERGRDIEGVIKQYNKFVKPAFDQYIQPTMRLADIVVPRGSGNTVAIDLIVQHVHSQLEERELSVRAALASAHQYHPLPRTLSVLESSPQVRGMHTIIRDKETSRDEFIFYSKRLMRLLIEHALSFLPFQDCVVQTPQGQDYAGKCYAGKQITGVSILRAGETMEPALRAVCKDVRIGTILIQTNPLTGEPELHYLRLPKDISDDHVILMDCTVSTGAAAMMAVRVLLDHDVPEDKIFLLSLLMAEMGVHSVAYAFPSVRIITTAVDKRVNDLFRIIPGIGNFGDRYFGTDAVPDGSDEEEVASMG is encoded by the exons ATGAACAGCCCCCCAACTTACCCTGGCATCAGGATCTCGGGGTGTTGGGCCCTAGGAGCAGAAAGCAG CAGCAATGCCGAGTCCCTGGACAGACTGCTGCCACCTGTGGGCGCTGGCCGCTCACCTCGGAAGCGTACCACCAGCCAGTGCAAGTCAGAGCCACCGCTGCTGCGCACCAGCAAGAGGACCATCTACACAGCCGGCCGGCCACCGTGGTACAATGAGCATGGCACTCAGTCCAAGGAAGCTTTCGCCATCG gcctgggaggaggcagtgcCTCTGGAaagaccacagtggccaggatgaTCATCGAGGCCCTGGACGTGCCCTGGGTGGTACTGCTGTCCATGGACTCCTTCTACAAG GTGCtgacccagcagcagcaggagcaggccgCCCGCAATGACTTCAACTTTGACCACCCTGATGCTTTTGACTTTGACCTCATCATCTCCACCCTCAAGAAACTCAAGCAGGGCAAGAGCGTCAAGGTGCCCGTCTATGACTTCACCACGCACAGCCGCAAGAAGGACTGG AAGACTCTGTATGGCGCCAACGTCATCATCTTTGAGGGCATCATGGCCTTCGCGGACAAAACGCTGCTGGAG CTCCTGGACATGAAGATCTTTGTGGACACTGACTCAGACATTCGCCTGGTGCGGCGGCTACGTCGTGATATTGGGGAGCGGGGCCGTGACATTGAGGGTGTTATCAAGCAGTACAATAAGTTTGTAAAACCAGCCTTTGACCAATACATCCAGCCTACCATGCGCCTGGCTGACATCGTGGTGCCCAGAG GGAGCGGGAACACAGTGGCCATCGACCTGATAGTGCAGCATGTGCACAGCCAGCTGGAAGAG CGTGAGCTCAGTGTCAG GGCTGCGCTGGCCTCGGCGCACCAGTACCACCCACTACCCCGCACACTGAGTGTTCTGGAGAGCTCGCCACAGGTGCGGGGCATGCATACCATCATCAG GGACAAGGAGACCAGCCGTGACGAGTTCATCTTCTACTCCAAGCGGCTCATGCGCCTGCTCATTGAGCACGCACTGTCCTTCCTGCCCTTCCAG GATTGTGTGGTGCAGACTCCACAAGGGCAGGACTACGCTGGCAAGTGCTATGCAGGGAAGCAG ATCACAGGCGTATCCATCCTGCGGGCGGGTGAGACCATGGAGCCCGCACTGCGTGCTGTGTGCAAAGACGTGCGCATTGGCACCATCCTCATCCAGACCAACCCACTCACCGGAGAGCCTGAG CTGCACTACCTGCGGCTGCCCAAGGACATCAGTGATGACCACGTGATCCTGATGGACTGCACTGTGTCCACGGGTGCTGCAGCCATGATGGCAGTGCGTGTGCTCCTG GACCATGATGTGCCGGAGGACAAGATCTTCCTGCTGTCGCTGCTCATGGCAGAGATGGGCGTCCACTCGGTGGCCTATGCCTTCCCCAGCGTGCGCATCATCACCACGGCTGTGGACAAGCGCGTCAATGACCTGTTCCGGATCATTCCTGGCATCG GGAACTTCGGCGACCGCTACTTTGGCACAGACGCAGTCCCTGATGGCAGCGATGAGGAAGAAGTGGCCTCAatgggctga
- the UCKL1 gene encoding uridine-cytidine kinase-like 1 isoform X7, whose protein sequence is MNSPPTYPGIRISGCWALGAESSNAESLDRLLPPVGAGRSPRKRTTSQCKSEPPLLRTSKRTIYTAGRPPWYNEHGTQSKEAFAIGLGGGSASGKTTVARMIIEALDVPWVVLLSMDSFYKVLTQQQQEQAARNDFNFDHPDAFDFDLIISTLKKLKQGKSVKVPVYDFTTHSRKKDWKTLYGANVIIFEGIMAFADKTLLELLDMKIFVDTDSDIRLVRRLRRDIGERGRDIEGVIKQYNKFVKPAFDQYIQPTMRLADIVVPRGSGNTVAIDLIVQHVHSQLEERELSVRAALASAHQYHPLPRTLSVLESSPQVRGMHTIIRDKETSRDEFIFYSKRLMRLLIEHALSFLPFQDCVVQTPQGQDYAGKCYAGKQITGVSILRAGETMEPALRAVCKDVRIGTILIQTNPLTGEPELHYLRLPKDISDDHVILMDCTVSTGAAAMMAVRVLLDHDVPEDKIFLLSLLMAEMGVHSVAYAFPSVRIITTAVDKRVNDLFRIIPGIGNFGDRYFGTDAVPDGSDEEEVASMG, encoded by the exons ATGAACAGCCCCCCAACTTACCCTGGCATCAGGATCTCGGGGTGTTGGGCCCTAGGAGCAGAAAGCAG CAATGCCGAGTCCCTGGACAGACTGCTGCCACCTGTGGGCGCTGGCCGCTCACCTCGGAAGCGTACCACCAGCCAGTGCAAGTCAGAGCCACCGCTGCTGCGCACCAGCAAGAGGACCATCTACACAGCCGGCCGGCCACCGTGGTACAATGAGCATGGCACTCAGTCCAAGGAAGCTTTCGCCATCG gcctgggaggaggcagtgcCTCTGGAaagaccacagtggccaggatgaTCATCGAGGCCCTGGACGTGCCCTGGGTGGTACTGCTGTCCATGGACTCCTTCTACAAG GTGCtgacccagcagcagcaggagcaggccgCCCGCAATGACTTCAACTTTGACCACCCTGATGCTTTTGACTTTGACCTCATCATCTCCACCCTCAAGAAACTCAAGCAGGGCAAGAGCGTCAAGGTGCCCGTCTATGACTTCACCACGCACAGCCGCAAGAAGGACTGG AAGACTCTGTATGGCGCCAACGTCATCATCTTTGAGGGCATCATGGCCTTCGCGGACAAAACGCTGCTGGAG CTCCTGGACATGAAGATCTTTGTGGACACTGACTCAGACATTCGCCTGGTGCGGCGGCTACGTCGTGATATTGGGGAGCGGGGCCGTGACATTGAGGGTGTTATCAAGCAGTACAATAAGTTTGTAAAACCAGCCTTTGACCAATACATCCAGCCTACCATGCGCCTGGCTGACATCGTGGTGCCCAGAG GGAGCGGGAACACAGTGGCCATCGACCTGATAGTGCAGCATGTGCACAGCCAGCTGGAAGAG CGTGAGCTCAGTGTCAG GGCTGCGCTGGCCTCGGCGCACCAGTACCACCCACTACCCCGCACACTGAGTGTTCTGGAGAGCTCGCCACAGGTGCGGGGCATGCATACCATCATCAG GGACAAGGAGACCAGCCGTGACGAGTTCATCTTCTACTCCAAGCGGCTCATGCGCCTGCTCATTGAGCACGCACTGTCCTTCCTGCCCTTCCAG GATTGTGTGGTGCAGACTCCACAAGGGCAGGACTACGCTGGCAAGTGCTATGCAGGGAAGCAG ATCACAGGCGTATCCATCCTGCGGGCGGGTGAGACCATGGAGCCCGCACTGCGTGCTGTGTGCAAAGACGTGCGCATTGGCACCATCCTCATCCAGACCAACCCACTCACCGGAGAGCCTGAG CTGCACTACCTGCGGCTGCCCAAGGACATCAGTGATGACCACGTGATCCTGATGGACTGCACTGTGTCCACGGGTGCTGCAGCCATGATGGCAGTGCGTGTGCTCCTG GACCATGATGTGCCGGAGGACAAGATCTTCCTGCTGTCGCTGCTCATGGCAGAGATGGGCGTCCACTCGGTGGCCTATGCCTTCCCCAGCGTGCGCATCATCACCACGGCTGTGGACAAGCGCGTCAATGACCTGTTCCGGATCATTCCTGGCATCG GGAACTTCGGCGACCGCTACTTTGGCACAGACGCAGTCCCTGATGGCAGCGATGAGGAAGAAGTGGCCTCAatgggctga
- the UCKL1 gene encoding uridine-cytidine kinase-like 1 isoform X4 gives MNSPPTYPGIRISGCWALGAESSSNAESLDRLLPPVGAGRSPRKRTTSQCKSEPPLLRTSKRTIYTAGRPPWYNEHGTQSKEAFAIGLGGGSASGKTTVARMIIEALDVPWVVLLSMDSFYKVLTQQQQEQAARNDFNFDHPDAFDFDLIISTLKKLKQGKSVKVPVYDFTTHSRKKDWKTLYGANVIIFEGIMAFADKTLLELLDMKIFVDTDSDIRLVRRLRRDIGERGRDIEGVIKQYNKFVKPAFDQYIQPTMRLADIVVPRGSGNTVAIDLIVQHVHSQLEERKLRWDLAALASAHQYHPLPRTLSVLESSPQVRGMHTIIRDKETSRDEFIFYSKRLMRLLIEHALSFLPFQDCVVQTPQGQDYAGKCYAGKQITGVSILRAGETMEPALRAVCKDVRIGTILIQTNPLTGEPELHYLRLPKDISDDHVILMDCTVSTGAAAMMAVRVLLDHDVPEDKIFLLSLLMAEMGVHSVAYAFPSVRIITTAVDKRVNDLFRIIPGIGNFGDRYFGTDAVPDGSDEEEVASMG, from the exons ATGAACAGCCCCCCAACTTACCCTGGCATCAGGATCTCGGGGTGTTGGGCCCTAGGAGCAGAAAGCAG CAGCAATGCCGAGTCCCTGGACAGACTGCTGCCACCTGTGGGCGCTGGCCGCTCACCTCGGAAGCGTACCACCAGCCAGTGCAAGTCAGAGCCACCGCTGCTGCGCACCAGCAAGAGGACCATCTACACAGCCGGCCGGCCACCGTGGTACAATGAGCATGGCACTCAGTCCAAGGAAGCTTTCGCCATCG gcctgggaggaggcagtgcCTCTGGAaagaccacagtggccaggatgaTCATCGAGGCCCTGGACGTGCCCTGGGTGGTACTGCTGTCCATGGACTCCTTCTACAAG GTGCtgacccagcagcagcaggagcaggccgCCCGCAATGACTTCAACTTTGACCACCCTGATGCTTTTGACTTTGACCTCATCATCTCCACCCTCAAGAAACTCAAGCAGGGCAAGAGCGTCAAGGTGCCCGTCTATGACTTCACCACGCACAGCCGCAAGAAGGACTGG AAGACTCTGTATGGCGCCAACGTCATCATCTTTGAGGGCATCATGGCCTTCGCGGACAAAACGCTGCTGGAG CTCCTGGACATGAAGATCTTTGTGGACACTGACTCAGACATTCGCCTGGTGCGGCGGCTACGTCGTGATATTGGGGAGCGGGGCCGTGACATTGAGGGTGTTATCAAGCAGTACAATAAGTTTGTAAAACCAGCCTTTGACCAATACATCCAGCCTACCATGCGCCTGGCTGACATCGTGGTGCCCAGAG GGAGCGGGAACACAGTGGCCATCGACCTGATAGTGCAGCATGTGCACAGCCAGCTGGAAGAG AGGAAGCTGCGTTGGGATCT GGCTGCGCTGGCCTCGGCGCACCAGTACCACCCACTACCCCGCACACTGAGTGTTCTGGAGAGCTCGCCACAGGTGCGGGGCATGCATACCATCATCAG GGACAAGGAGACCAGCCGTGACGAGTTCATCTTCTACTCCAAGCGGCTCATGCGCCTGCTCATTGAGCACGCACTGTCCTTCCTGCCCTTCCAG GATTGTGTGGTGCAGACTCCACAAGGGCAGGACTACGCTGGCAAGTGCTATGCAGGGAAGCAG ATCACAGGCGTATCCATCCTGCGGGCGGGTGAGACCATGGAGCCCGCACTGCGTGCTGTGTGCAAAGACGTGCGCATTGGCACCATCCTCATCCAGACCAACCCACTCACCGGAGAGCCTGAG CTGCACTACCTGCGGCTGCCCAAGGACATCAGTGATGACCACGTGATCCTGATGGACTGCACTGTGTCCACGGGTGCTGCAGCCATGATGGCAGTGCGTGTGCTCCTG GACCATGATGTGCCGGAGGACAAGATCTTCCTGCTGTCGCTGCTCATGGCAGAGATGGGCGTCCACTCGGTGGCCTATGCCTTCCCCAGCGTGCGCATCATCACCACGGCTGTGGACAAGCGCGTCAATGACCTGTTCCGGATCATTCCTGGCATCG GGAACTTCGGCGACCGCTACTTTGGCACAGACGCAGTCCCTGATGGCAGCGATGAGGAAGAAGTGGCCTCAatgggctga
- the UCKL1 gene encoding uridine-cytidine kinase-like 1 isoform X1, whose protein sequence is MAAPPTPADTTAPPPRARDADDSEGRSNAESLDRLLPPVGAGRSPRKRTTSQCKSEPPLLRTSKRTIYTAGRPPWYNEHGTQSKEAFAIGLGGGSASGKTTVARMIIEALDVPWVVLLSMDSFYKVLTQQQQEQAARNDFNFDHPDAFDFDLIISTLKKLKQGKSVKVPVYDFTTHSRKKDWKTLYGANVIIFEGIMAFADKTLLELLDMKIFVDTDSDIRLVRRLRRDIGERGRDIEGVIKQYNKFVKPAFDQYIQPTMRLADIVVPRGSGNTVAIDLIVQHVHSQLEERKLRWDLAALASAHQYHPLPRTLSVLESSPQVRGMHTIIRDKETSRDEFIFYSKRLMRLLIEHALSFLPFQDCVVQTPQGQDYAGKCYAGKQITGVSILRAGETMEPALRAVCKDVRIGTILIQTNPLTGEPELHYLRLPKDISDDHVILMDCTVSTGAAAMMAVRVLLDHDVPEDKIFLLSLLMAEMGVHSVAYAFPSVRIITTAVDKRVNDLFRIIPGIGNFGDRYFGTDAVPDGSDEEEVASMG, encoded by the exons CAGCAATGCCGAGTCCCTGGACAGACTGCTGCCACCTGTGGGCGCTGGCCGCTCACCTCGGAAGCGTACCACCAGCCAGTGCAAGTCAGAGCCACCGCTGCTGCGCACCAGCAAGAGGACCATCTACACAGCCGGCCGGCCACCGTGGTACAATGAGCATGGCACTCAGTCCAAGGAAGCTTTCGCCATCG gcctgggaggaggcagtgcCTCTGGAaagaccacagtggccaggatgaTCATCGAGGCCCTGGACGTGCCCTGGGTGGTACTGCTGTCCATGGACTCCTTCTACAAG GTGCtgacccagcagcagcaggagcaggccgCCCGCAATGACTTCAACTTTGACCACCCTGATGCTTTTGACTTTGACCTCATCATCTCCACCCTCAAGAAACTCAAGCAGGGCAAGAGCGTCAAGGTGCCCGTCTATGACTTCACCACGCACAGCCGCAAGAAGGACTGG AAGACTCTGTATGGCGCCAACGTCATCATCTTTGAGGGCATCATGGCCTTCGCGGACAAAACGCTGCTGGAG CTCCTGGACATGAAGATCTTTGTGGACACTGACTCAGACATTCGCCTGGTGCGGCGGCTACGTCGTGATATTGGGGAGCGGGGCCGTGACATTGAGGGTGTTATCAAGCAGTACAATAAGTTTGTAAAACCAGCCTTTGACCAATACATCCAGCCTACCATGCGCCTGGCTGACATCGTGGTGCCCAGAG GGAGCGGGAACACAGTGGCCATCGACCTGATAGTGCAGCATGTGCACAGCCAGCTGGAAGAG AGGAAGCTGCGTTGGGATCT GGCTGCGCTGGCCTCGGCGCACCAGTACCACCCACTACCCCGCACACTGAGTGTTCTGGAGAGCTCGCCACAGGTGCGGGGCATGCATACCATCATCAG GGACAAGGAGACCAGCCGTGACGAGTTCATCTTCTACTCCAAGCGGCTCATGCGCCTGCTCATTGAGCACGCACTGTCCTTCCTGCCCTTCCAG GATTGTGTGGTGCAGACTCCACAAGGGCAGGACTACGCTGGCAAGTGCTATGCAGGGAAGCAG ATCACAGGCGTATCCATCCTGCGGGCGGGTGAGACCATGGAGCCCGCACTGCGTGCTGTGTGCAAAGACGTGCGCATTGGCACCATCCTCATCCAGACCAACCCACTCACCGGAGAGCCTGAG CTGCACTACCTGCGGCTGCCCAAGGACATCAGTGATGACCACGTGATCCTGATGGACTGCACTGTGTCCACGGGTGCTGCAGCCATGATGGCAGTGCGTGTGCTCCTG GACCATGATGTGCCGGAGGACAAGATCTTCCTGCTGTCGCTGCTCATGGCAGAGATGGGCGTCCACTCGGTGGCCTATGCCTTCCCCAGCGTGCGCATCATCACCACGGCTGTGGACAAGCGCGTCAATGACCTGTTCCGGATCATTCCTGGCATCG GGAACTTCGGCGACCGCTACTTTGGCACAGACGCAGTCCCTGATGGCAGCGATGAGGAAGAAGTGGCCTCAatgggctga